One stretch of Natronobacterium gregoryi SP2 DNA includes these proteins:
- a CDS encoding DUF7285 family protein has product MSRSSTHRGQTEPLAALVAVAVIGVAVGLYGGYLTGTLSETTDRTSADVALERVWQDISRSGVFASADDSELDPIADRIELASLPEGENVRVAVTTVQEGEEQLVTEARFDADGTALEPDTLEAPPSHAGVAKRPIPVALEPGAVRGGTLSVEVWSP; this is encoded by the coding sequence ATGTCACGCTCGTCGACGCATAGGGGCCAGACCGAACCACTCGCCGCTCTCGTTGCCGTCGCGGTGATCGGGGTCGCGGTCGGACTCTACGGCGGCTACCTCACCGGCACACTCTCGGAGACGACCGACCGCACGTCCGCTGATGTCGCACTCGAGCGCGTCTGGCAGGACATCTCGAGATCGGGTGTGTTCGCCTCGGCCGACGACAGCGAGCTCGACCCGATAGCGGATCGAATCGAGCTGGCGTCGCTTCCCGAAGGAGAGAACGTCCGAGTAGCGGTCACGACCGTACAGGAAGGCGAAGAGCAACTGGTCACCGAGGCGCGATTCGACGCGGACGGAACGGCCCTCGAACCTGACACACTCGAGGCTCCCCCGTCCCACGCCGGCGTCGCCAAACGGCCGATTCCAGTCGCACTCGAGCCAGGAGCCGTCCGCGGCGGAACCCTCAGTGTGGAGGTGTGGTCGCCGTGA
- a CDS encoding DUF7284 family protein, producing MNERGVSTVLDVSLALLLVSASVLVLGLYLQDGDDGLDDLQADRTAETLAATTMSVQYDLSDVENSDRFAPPELTSANTYDRAEYGPSTGLLADAAVTNVRIDDDRLLAYGDEYEDAVDASIGSALVGANHHTYTVAVWEPYENATVRGEATAGDRSPPDEDVGSVTMTVSSGMAGLDDETIRNAYEDGGDREEGIALVAELIAEQLVESYFDPEASQHALESQGIERSLKVYHYQETAAAANVEFDDPGDEETPLSRTGANATTANERLVYGNEEQDVLLEDLWEWITDDGDAPSGLAAVIADDIRNGALVDEIDAIDAEYDSEAADERVGELLVESITLDELTITVQTWEP from the coding sequence GTGAACGAACGCGGCGTTAGCACCGTTCTCGACGTGTCACTTGCGCTCTTGCTGGTCAGCGCGAGCGTCCTGGTCCTTGGGCTCTATCTACAAGACGGCGACGACGGACTCGATGACCTGCAGGCCGACCGAACCGCGGAAACGCTCGCTGCGACGACGATGTCAGTCCAGTACGACCTAAGCGATGTCGAGAACAGCGACCGATTCGCCCCGCCCGAGTTGACATCGGCGAACACGTACGACCGGGCCGAGTACGGGCCGTCAACCGGCCTGCTCGCCGATGCAGCCGTGACGAACGTACGGATCGACGACGATCGACTGCTCGCCTACGGCGACGAGTACGAAGACGCCGTCGACGCCTCGATCGGCAGCGCACTCGTCGGTGCGAACCACCACACCTACACCGTCGCCGTCTGGGAACCCTACGAGAACGCGACCGTTCGAGGAGAAGCAACCGCCGGCGACCGATCCCCACCCGACGAAGACGTCGGCAGCGTCACGATGACCGTCTCGAGCGGGATGGCCGGTCTCGATGACGAGACGATCAGAAACGCTTACGAAGACGGCGGCGACCGCGAGGAGGGAATCGCGTTGGTGGCCGAACTGATCGCCGAGCAACTCGTCGAGAGCTACTTCGACCCCGAAGCCTCACAGCACGCCCTCGAGAGCCAGGGCATCGAACGGTCGCTGAAAGTCTACCATTACCAGGAAACGGCAGCCGCAGCCAACGTCGAGTTCGACGACCCCGGCGACGAGGAGACCCCACTCAGCAGGACGGGAGCCAACGCGACCACCGCGAACGAACGCCTCGTCTACGGCAACGAAGAGCAGGACGTACTCCTCGAGGACCTCTGGGAGTGGATCACCGACGACGGAGACGCACCGAGCGGACTCGCTGCAGTGATCGCCGACGATATCAGGAACGGGGCGCTCGTGGACGAGATCGATGCCATCGACGCCGAGTACGACAGCGAGGCTGCGGACGAACGCGTGGGTGAACTGCTCGTCGAATCGATCACACTCGACGAACTGACGATCACGGTCCAGACCTGGGAGCCATGA
- a CDS encoding DUF7286 family protein produces MNGSRPRTVSVTLDDRARVPFAIIGVLLLLSSVTVVGVLESRNTPQADVDPMLAIDRTEPLVQSELREAVLRATDEAARAPLSTTADTPVGHAIDDPSESEFERYLELLIYIEAEKSLPTAGEKIRGDVETTVELEPVDWNDRESIETAIDRIDLDVGDGTLEATLDSVSIHLEGPNTQLRQEREITVTVGTTLFELRERTQEFEEQLETGFMEADGYEGFSRTLATRLYALTWAKTYYDRLDGDPSDRAFENITPNDHTEVLANDAVFAVQEDAFGEGAADPYEDRVMSGAAACLAIDLGDDIVETDLEDLETLCESEYLFGDADGDLEDPPTVQELLLWLLEDHVEGKQELEVHAHPFAEAAFAETTAFGMSDMESEFNETLAETERFDDEYLDVHYQDELGNTEEVDVFNNILSNIERVSDGAERREELTDSRSNIAHANIETDENTIQHGSLPRADYTEGPTGSENHSYKGSRHHVVSSGGADVTISERGDSSSSLERDLADIDIEFQNTVQERAKWVGHENASNETVWSDETRVEYTASFTVSGSFATDSNVDRSKDIETALEEGGAAGPKTANNFVDAPDKAIEQLFGAKSENRIESRIESQSRSILSENDFEEAIDYETSGEIDLESDDIDDWLEDELAATHLTVVTQVEPLEVDLFEMIEGESPIYEFESRVEQLEDELVYEGVDGEYENAPDMTRVELRQRYFDNLYAWIETMGEIHDDSNDAAGSMVDDLFEGPNGVLEESVGFTQDVIADSEHVLDGGSNRKLAKADDSSLKEDVYITVDGAPTYLQLEPVDREEVPAVRPEGVGPVNPENTTHAPLASKYENEVGFPGAPVIPWPKFFFLQLDAWQVEVEGEYARFKTRTTSGDGSSTDSTTYVRENKDVYLEAEANIEVEAGSVEAIEFKNSVPVVAFVPSPKVLTRGSPGIGDIGKSENKTETWNGVGPNLKGE; encoded by the coding sequence ATGAACGGGAGCCGCCCACGAACCGTCTCAGTCACTCTCGACGATCGGGCACGCGTCCCGTTCGCGATCATCGGCGTCTTGCTCCTCCTGAGCAGCGTCACCGTCGTCGGCGTCCTCGAGTCGCGAAATACACCCCAGGCCGACGTCGACCCGATGCTCGCGATCGATCGAACGGAGCCGCTCGTCCAGTCCGAACTCCGCGAGGCCGTCCTCCGTGCGACCGACGAGGCCGCGAGAGCACCGCTGTCGACGACTGCCGACACCCCCGTCGGACACGCGATCGACGACCCAAGCGAGAGCGAGTTCGAACGCTACCTGGAACTGCTAATATATATCGAAGCCGAAAAATCGCTGCCGACCGCTGGCGAAAAGATACGCGGCGACGTCGAGACGACCGTCGAACTCGAGCCCGTCGACTGGAACGACCGAGAGAGCATCGAGACAGCGATCGATCGCATCGACCTCGACGTCGGCGACGGCACACTCGAGGCGACGCTCGACTCCGTCTCGATCCACCTCGAGGGGCCGAACACGCAACTCCGACAGGAACGCGAGATCACCGTCACCGTAGGAACGACGCTGTTCGAGCTTCGAGAGCGGACGCAGGAGTTCGAGGAGCAACTCGAGACCGGATTCATGGAAGCGGACGGATACGAAGGATTCAGCCGAACACTGGCCACCCGGCTGTACGCACTCACCTGGGCGAAAACCTATTACGACCGACTCGACGGCGATCCCAGCGACCGAGCGTTCGAGAACATCACGCCAAACGACCACACGGAAGTGCTGGCAAACGACGCAGTCTTTGCGGTTCAGGAGGACGCGTTCGGCGAGGGAGCCGCCGATCCCTACGAAGACCGCGTGATGAGCGGCGCAGCAGCCTGTCTCGCCATTGATCTGGGCGACGACATCGTCGAAACCGATCTCGAGGATCTCGAAACCCTCTGTGAAAGCGAGTACCTGTTCGGCGACGCCGACGGCGACCTCGAAGATCCACCGACAGTTCAGGAACTGCTATTGTGGCTACTCGAGGACCACGTGGAAGGAAAGCAGGAACTCGAGGTGCACGCGCATCCATTCGCCGAGGCTGCCTTCGCCGAAACGACGGCGTTCGGGATGAGCGATATGGAAAGCGAATTCAACGAGACGCTTGCAGAGACGGAGCGGTTCGACGACGAATACCTAGACGTGCATTACCAGGATGAGTTAGGTAATACCGAAGAAGTTGATGTCTTTAATAACATTTTGAGCAATATAGAAAGAGTTAGTGATGGCGCAGAGCGGCGCGAAGAATTGACTGACAGCAGATCGAATATCGCTCATGCTAATATAGAGACAGACGAAAATACCATACAACACGGCTCCCTACCCCGTGCCGACTACACCGAAGGACCGACCGGAAGCGAGAATCATTCCTACAAAGGATCCAGACACCACGTTGTTTCGAGCGGCGGGGCAGACGTTACGATTTCCGAGCGTGGCGACAGCTCCAGCAGTCTTGAACGAGACCTCGCCGACATCGACATTGAGTTTCAGAACACGGTTCAGGAACGAGCAAAGTGGGTCGGACACGAGAACGCCTCCAACGAAACAGTGTGGTCCGACGAAACTCGGGTCGAATATACGGCTTCGTTCACCGTTTCAGGTTCTTTCGCGACCGACTCGAACGTCGATCGGTCGAAAGACATCGAGACGGCACTCGAAGAAGGAGGGGCAGCTGGTCCGAAGACGGCAAATAACTTCGTCGACGCGCCAGACAAAGCAATTGAACAACTGTTCGGAGCCAAATCCGAGAACAGAATCGAGAGCAGAATCGAGTCACAATCACGAAGCATTCTCAGTGAAAACGATTTCGAAGAAGCGATCGACTACGAGACAAGCGGTGAGATAGACCTCGAGAGCGACGACATCGACGACTGGCTGGAAGACGAACTGGCAGCGACGCATCTGACAGTCGTGACCCAAGTCGAACCGCTCGAAGTCGATCTGTTCGAGATGATCGAGGGTGAAAGTCCGATTTACGAGTTCGAGTCGCGGGTCGAGCAACTGGAAGACGAACTCGTCTACGAAGGAGTCGATGGGGAGTACGAGAACGCACCCGACATGACACGAGTCGAACTCCGGCAGCGATACTTCGACAACCTCTACGCCTGGATCGAAACGATGGGCGAAATCCACGACGACTCGAACGACGCAGCCGGAAGTATGGTCGACGATCTCTTCGAGGGTCCAAACGGCGTGCTCGAAGAAAGCGTCGGGTTCACCCAGGATGTAATAGCGGACTCAGAACACGTTCTCGACGGTGGATCGAATCGAAAACTGGCAAAAGCCGACGATTCCTCTCTGAAAGAGGATGTCTATATTACCGTCGACGGAGCACCGACGTACTTGCAACTCGAGCCCGTCGATCGTGAAGAAGTCCCTGCTGTCCGACCAGAAGGGGTGGGACCAGTGAATCCGGAGAACACGACCCACGCTCCATTAGCGTCGAAGTACGAAAACGAAGTCGGATTCCCGGGTGCTCCGGTCATCCCCTGGCCGAAGTTCTTTTTCCTGCAACTCGACGCCTGGCAAGTCGAAGTCGAAGGCGAGTACGCACGATTCAAGACAAGAACAACCAGTGGCGATGGCTCGAGTACAGACTCGACGACCTACGTTAGAGAAAATAAAGACGTGTATCTCGAGGCAGAAGCCAACATAGAAGTCGAAGCAGGGTCAGTCGAAGCCATCGAGTTTAAAAACTCGGTGCCAGTCGTTGCATTTGTTCCCAGTCCGAAGGTTCTGACTCGAGGGTCACCTGGGATCGGAGATATTGGCAAGAGTGAAAATAAGACAGAAACATGGAATGGAGTAGGCCCCAATCTTAAGGGTGAATAG
- a CDS encoding PQQ-binding-like beta-propeller repeat protein, whose amino-acid sequence MQRSQCTRRQWLTTCVAATAGVSTLAGCSSDETDRENGPVPSTDESFDAGWRMYGVDLANTGHQANVRGPTEDIDVEWTFETEDSLAATPIIVDGILYVGSQDEHFYAIDAESGNKEWSVDLGTSARRTPAFADGNIYVSGSRELLSIDAETGAVRWREDGTNSNPYYPLVVDEATGIVTDDEYIWRFDLETGSLEQVIDLLPDPFEMGVSEAPAIADGIAYVGYEDRLGAIDLEAGEQVWEFENEAGEIFHHISPAVANGLVYIGDVDGNFYAINTESGDLEWKYTDVTEVASSPSVADEFVYFGDGDRAIALDSIDGSKEWNADVGPTPDVKPIVTDEKLYLAVHRFLYVVKAKTGEELCSHEFGSDTGSPHTDTNHAMQAPPAIVNGALYVTTSNNTLHKLKSV is encoded by the coding sequence ATGCAACGAAGTCAATGCACACGCCGCCAGTGGCTGACCACCTGCGTTGCCGCGACTGCTGGCGTTTCCACACTTGCTGGTTGTTCGAGTGACGAAACTGACCGCGAAAACGGCCCCGTTCCGAGTACTGACGAGTCGTTCGATGCTGGATGGCGAATGTACGGCGTCGATCTCGCAAATACTGGTCACCAAGCGAACGTACGCGGACCCACGGAAGACATCGATGTCGAGTGGACGTTCGAAACTGAAGACTCTCTTGCAGCAACGCCGATCATCGTCGACGGCATCCTGTACGTCGGCTCTCAGGACGAACACTTCTACGCAATCGATGCCGAAAGCGGAAATAAAGAGTGGTCGGTTGATCTGGGCACGTCTGCCCGACGAACTCCCGCATTTGCCGACGGCAACATCTACGTCTCCGGTAGCCGCGAACTGCTGTCGATCGACGCCGAAACCGGTGCCGTCCGCTGGCGCGAGGACGGAACGAATTCGAACCCGTACTATCCACTCGTCGTCGACGAAGCAACGGGTATCGTGACGGACGACGAGTACATCTGGCGGTTCGACCTGGAAACCGGTTCTCTCGAGCAAGTGATCGACCTGCTTCCCGATCCGTTCGAGATGGGCGTCTCCGAGGCACCTGCTATCGCCGACGGGATAGCATACGTCGGCTACGAGGATCGACTCGGTGCGATCGATCTCGAGGCCGGTGAGCAGGTGTGGGAGTTCGAAAACGAAGCCGGTGAGATTTTCCATCACATCAGCCCGGCCGTCGCGAACGGGTTGGTCTATATCGGTGACGTCGACGGAAATTTCTACGCTATCAATACCGAATCGGGCGACCTCGAGTGGAAGTACACTGATGTGACGGAGGTCGCCTCGAGTCCCTCGGTCGCAGATGAGTTCGTTTACTTTGGTGACGGTGATCGAGCTATTGCGCTTGATTCAATTGACGGGAGTAAGGAGTGGAACGCAGATGTTGGCCCAACACCAGACGTAAAGCCGATCGTTACTGATGAGAAACTGTACTTAGCTGTGCATCGGTTTCTCTACGTAGTCAAGGCCAAAACAGGAGAAGAGTTGTGCTCACACGAGTTTGGTTCGGATACCGGCAGTCCACATACTGACACTAATCACGCAATGCAGGCCCCCCCTGCAATCGTAAACGGAGCGTTGTATGTCACGACCTCAAATAATACGCTCCATAAACTCAAATCGGTTTAG
- a CDS encoding DUF7125 family protein — protein sequence MHNPTANCTFKREDATKVGMLAIAGSKGGCGKTTMTIGLADAFARMGTPAIAVDADRQLPNLHVVAAVDRKPTIADLEKATDVDDVVHSRPGTDDVGVLPATDATKVDLEAAIDRLRRCPERVLLDCPSGAGPDVIESLEYADRVVVVATNTDRGLRGAETTIDVARRLGVPVAGVIINRSNGVTETLESRLEAPVLGTIPEHDAPLTGTLPRDAFDDVAGRLTLGESSVEKRRDDESRLAVGNPDIDHALRGGVPPGTTIALTADAASQSEQLLYETTATRGTLYLTTDRTPNSVKDAIESAVVRTGNPTVRRLPADDPFGHATQLIDELPEGANLIVDSTNTLERRSHGAYLEFLNSVIKRMRETHGIAMFHCLNGSSGKNRMVTRHLVDAIFNLRTITTRGSNGITHRLTVPKFRPDGRLTKTIELKHTPSSTALEAKTQPAAETDDALER from the coding sequence GTGCACAACCCTACCGCAAACTGCACGTTCAAAAGGGAAGACGCAACCAAGGTCGGCATGCTCGCCATCGCTGGCTCGAAAGGCGGTTGTGGAAAGACGACGATGACGATCGGCCTTGCCGACGCATTCGCACGAATGGGGACACCGGCGATTGCAGTCGACGCGGACCGACAACTGCCGAACCTGCACGTCGTCGCAGCCGTCGATCGAAAGCCGACGATCGCCGACCTCGAGAAGGCGACCGACGTCGACGATGTCGTCCACAGTCGACCAGGAACGGACGACGTCGGCGTACTTCCTGCGACTGACGCCACCAAGGTCGATCTCGAAGCAGCAATCGATCGACTCCGACGCTGCCCAGAACGGGTTCTGCTAGATTGCCCTTCCGGGGCAGGACCCGACGTGATCGAATCACTCGAGTACGCAGACAGAGTCGTCGTCGTGGCGACGAACACCGATCGTGGACTGCGCGGCGCGGAAACGACGATCGATGTCGCTCGCCGGCTCGGAGTCCCCGTCGCAGGCGTTATCATCAACCGAAGCAACGGAGTGACAGAGACACTCGAGTCGAGACTCGAGGCCCCAGTCCTAGGAACGATTCCAGAACACGACGCGCCATTGACAGGCACCCTTCCTCGAGATGCCTTCGACGACGTTGCGGGTCGATTGACACTCGGCGAATCTAGCGTCGAGAAACGCCGCGACGACGAGAGTCGTCTTGCGGTCGGTAACCCCGACATCGATCATGCTCTCCGCGGTGGGGTCCCGCCAGGGACGACGATTGCACTGACTGCCGACGCTGCCAGTCAGTCGGAACAACTCCTCTACGAGACGACGGCAACCCGCGGAACGCTCTATCTCACGACTGATCGAACACCAAACTCCGTCAAAGACGCGATCGAATCAGCCGTGGTTCGAACCGGAAACCCGACCGTCCGGCGGCTCCCAGCGGACGATCCGTTCGGACATGCTACACAACTGATCGACGAACTCCCAGAAGGTGCGAATCTAATCGTCGACTCGACGAACACCCTCGAGCGAAGGAGCCACGGCGCGTATCTCGAATTTCTGAACTCGGTCATCAAGCGAATGCGTGAGACACACGGGATCGCGATGTTTCACTGTCTAAACGGCTCGTCCGGCAAGAACCGAATGGTAACCCGACACCTCGTCGACGCGATTTTCAATCTGCGGACGATCACGACACGTGGTTCAAACGGAATCACACACCGACTGACAGTGCCAAAGTTCCGCCCGGACGGACGACTGACGAAAACGATCGAGCTAAAGCACACGCCCAGTTCGACCGCGCTGGAAGCCAAAACGCAGCCAGCGGCCGAAACAGACGATGCACTAGAACGCTAA
- a CDS encoding MinD/ParA family ATP-binding protein → MIVAVSGGKGGVGKTTVAVNLARELEAVLVDGDFATGDVPVGDGPSIHDVLAGRVSPVAAVDGRDSIRVLPSGRTLAGARAVDLSRLPAVLRVLEREYGRVVIDCPAGLARDVGHQLSSATVAVLVTTLDQAAVVDAIRTEELASDLETPVGTVVLNRVSRDGVPETAVNRIEASFGAPVATLSTQPTIAAALERGKPVRDVAPSSSATDSFAKIARRISGIGC, encoded by the coding sequence ATGATCGTTGCAGTTAGCGGAGGGAAAGGCGGGGTTGGCAAGACTACCGTAGCGGTGAATCTCGCCCGCGAGCTCGAGGCAGTGCTCGTCGACGGTGATTTTGCGACGGGCGACGTTCCGGTTGGGGACGGACCTTCGATTCACGATGTTCTTGCAGGGCGGGTTTCTCCAGTGGCAGCGGTCGACGGTCGAGACTCGATTAGGGTACTCCCGAGTGGTCGAACGCTCGCCGGCGCTCGTGCCGTCGACCTCTCGAGGCTCCCGGCTGTCTTGCGGGTCCTGGAGCGGGAGTATGGTCGCGTCGTCATCGATTGTCCGGCAGGGCTCGCACGCGACGTTGGGCACCAACTCTCCAGTGCAACAGTTGCCGTGCTCGTGACGACGCTCGATCAGGCGGCAGTGGTCGACGCGATTCGAACGGAGGAACTTGCCTCGGACCTCGAAACGCCCGTGGGAACTGTCGTTCTCAACCGGGTCTCGAGAGATGGTGTTCCGGAGACCGCTGTAAACCGGATCGAAGCGAGCTTCGGTGCACCGGTTGCGACGCTCTCGACGCAACCGACGATCGCTGCTGCTCTCGAACGTGGAAAACCAGTTCGGGATGTCGCTCCGTCGTCGTCGGCAACGGATTCGTTCGCGAAAATTGCTCGTCGGATTAGCGGAATCGGGTGTTAG
- a CDS encoding DUF7857 domain-containing protein has product MMIMRRSRSVRTFIGERKLWNRLSDRPEFIQDREATSAMIGLETETDRRYGVTFVTATVTNERTTSQLICLEPRIDGPIWVPRPGTATATEWVGEMWSGVVNPGRTRGVGFATSVAPPEQPLECISATRASGSELAEPKRRLAALEDWAPPGTVLERDVE; this is encoded by the coding sequence ATGATGATTATGAGGCGCAGCCGGTCTGTGAGGACGTTCATCGGTGAAAGGAAGTTGTGGAACCGGTTAAGCGATAGGCCCGAATTTATACAGGATCGGGAGGCTACGAGTGCTATGATCGGTCTCGAGACGGAAACGGACCGCCGTTACGGGGTGACGTTCGTTACTGCGACGGTAACGAACGAGCGAACGACATCGCAGTTGATTTGCCTCGAGCCACGTATCGACGGCCCGATCTGGGTGCCACGGCCCGGAACCGCGACGGCAACCGAATGGGTCGGCGAGATGTGGTCTGGGGTGGTTAATCCAGGGCGTACTCGAGGTGTTGGGTTTGCGACTTCCGTTGCTCCGCCGGAGCAGCCACTCGAATGCATCTCTGCGACACGAGCCTCGGGTAGCGAACTTGCAGAGCCAAAACGAAGGCTTGCTGCACTCGAGGATTGGGCACCACCTGGAACCGTTCTCGAACGAGATGTGGAATGA
- a CDS encoding IS1595 family transposase, with amino-acid sequence MIPLDVFGSESVAADLLEQVRWRNGVTCPRCRSDLTVKNGSYGHFQRYLCKNCDRTFSDKTGTIFAHSKVALRKWLFSIYAFLRFNTSLRQLQIEIDVQYKTIYQRVERFTKALDAPSLDLVGPVEIDEVYVSAGLKGRERDQESRSRGLSTRGRGTYEQDKPPVFTIVDRGTGDRYVIPAKSADESTIRLLLENRQKEPLTVYTDGFRAYDPLAEDDAFDREYVVHGDGEYANENVHVNTCESHGSLLRPWLSPHRGISKDKLTQYLRAFQLRRKLLRKPGREALKHAIKATL; translated from the coding sequence ATGATCCCGCTAGATGTGTTTGGGTCGGAATCGGTCGCAGCGGACCTGTTAGAGCAGGTTCGCTGGCGTAACGGTGTTACTTGCCCTCGCTGCCGTTCTGACCTGACGGTCAAGAACGGCAGCTATGGGCACTTTCAGCGCTATCTCTGTAAGAATTGCGACCGCACGTTCAGCGACAAGACCGGCACAATCTTCGCCCATTCGAAAGTCGCACTCAGAAAGTGGCTGTTCTCGATTTACGCGTTTCTCCGGTTTAACACGAGTCTTCGTCAACTTCAGATAGAGATCGACGTCCAGTACAAAACGATATATCAGCGCGTCGAGCGCTTCACGAAGGCGCTTGATGCACCTTCGCTTGACCTTGTCGGACCGGTCGAAATCGATGAAGTCTACGTTTCTGCAGGGCTGAAAGGCCGCGAGCGCGACCAAGAGTCGCGCTCGCGTGGCCTGTCCACGCGTGGGCGAGGAACGTACGAGCAGGACAAACCGCCGGTGTTTACGATCGTCGATCGTGGCACCGGCGACCGATACGTGATCCCAGCGAAATCAGCCGACGAATCGACGATTCGGCTCCTTCTCGAAAACCGTCAGAAGGAGCCACTGACCGTCTACACTGACGGATTTCGTGCCTACGATCCACTGGCCGAGGACGACGCATTCGACCGCGAATACGTCGTCCACGGCGACGGCGAATACGCCAACGAAAACGTACACGTCAACACCTGCGAGAGCCACGGATCGCTGCTGCGACCGTGGCTCTCGCCTCATCGAGGCATCTCAAAAGACAAGCTCACACAGTATCTCCGAGCGTTCCAACTTCGACGAAAGCTACTGCGGAAACCAGGGAGAGAAGCGCTCAAACACGCTATCAAAGCGACGCTATGA
- a CDS encoding winged helix-turn-helix domain-containing protein, with translation MVRDPITSESAPSAEDICSALDDPDCREIIRNLEEPMTASELTKECDIPQSTLYRKLELLTDSTLLEETTEIRRDGHHASKYAVAFEDITLSLDENRDLAVQIERPSRTADERLAELWSEVRKET, from the coding sequence ATGGTCCGGGACCCGATCACTTCGGAGTCGGCACCGTCGGCGGAGGATATTTGCTCCGCGCTGGACGATCCCGACTGTCGAGAAATCATCCGGAATCTCGAAGAGCCCATGACGGCCTCGGAGCTTACGAAGGAGTGTGACATCCCGCAGTCGACCTTGTATCGGAAGCTCGAGTTGCTGACGGATTCGACGCTGCTCGAGGAGACGACGGAGATTCGCCGTGACGGCCATCATGCGAGCAAGTACGCGGTTGCGTTCGAAGATATCACGCTGTCGCTGGACGAGAACCGCGATCTAGCCGTCCAGATCGAGCGGCCGTCCCGGACGGCAGACGAGCGGCTCGCCGAGCTGTGGTCAGAGGTGCGAAAGGAAACATGA
- a CDS encoding DUF7521 family protein: MSPYETATLEVALALALALVKTLVLAVGSLITYFAFKAYRRTRQRALGFLTLGFGLVTLGLVFAGLLYEILGVSLVMGVLLESVLVLAGFVIIAYSLYVQ; the protein is encoded by the coding sequence ATGAGTCCCTACGAGACGGCGACGTTGGAGGTTGCGCTGGCGCTGGCGCTGGCGCTGGTCAAGACGCTCGTGCTCGCGGTCGGTAGTCTCATTACCTATTTTGCTTTCAAAGCGTACCGACGGACGAGACAGCGGGCACTCGGTTTCCTCACTCTTGGGTTCGGCCTCGTGACACTTGGACTCGTCTTTGCGGGGCTGCTCTACGAGATACTGGGGGTGTCGCTCGTGATGGGAGTCTTGCTTGAGAGCGTGCTGGTTCTTGCGGGGTTCGTGATAATCGCGTATTCGCTGTACGTTCAGTGA